A genomic segment from Vanacampus margaritifer isolate UIUO_Vmar chromosome 3, RoL_Vmar_1.0, whole genome shotgun sequence encodes:
- the LOC144048754 gene encoding hippocampus abundant transcript-like protein 1 isoform X5: MIAGAKAAGDEADDIDIMLVRSSQQPRGRARVTHAVVVIFLEFFAWGLLTTPMLTVLHETFPQHTFLMNGLVQGVKGFLSFLSAPVIGALSDIWGRKSFLLMTVFFTCAPIPFMRISPWWYFALIAVSGVFAVTFSVVFAYVADITDEHRRSTAYGLVRRRLAALWATHARPPSVCPQVSATFAASLVTSPAIGAYLSARYGDSLVVLLATVIAVADIAFVFFAVPESLADKMRPSTCGPPFSWEQADPFASLRRVGKDSTVMLICVTVFLSYLPEAGQYSSFFLYLRQTLLLSVLMRTLGNKKTVLLGLTFQLLQLAWYAFGSEPWMMWAAGTVAAMSSITFPAVSALVSHSAAPDQQGVVQGMITGIRGLCNGLGPALFGFIFFLFNVELDDVQTAEGRDTQHIKKWSVPGPPFLFGACAVLLALMVAAFITEKPPPAAAVTTCLDRKSGGAGAAPAQDDGPLATPTSDAEDIQPLLQDSSL; this comes from the exons ATGATCGCGGGGGCGAAGGCCGCTGGCGACGAGGCCGACGATATCGACATCATGCTGGTCCGGAGCTCG CAGCAGCCGCGAGGCCGAGCCAGGGTGACGCACGCCGTCGTCGTCATCTTCCTGGAATTCTTCGCTTGGGGGCTGCTGACCACGCCCATGCTAACC GTTCTTCACGAAACGTTCCCGCAGCACACGTTCCTCATGAACGGGCTGGTGCAAGGCGTCAAG GGCTTCCTGTCGTTCCTGTCGGCTCCTGTGATCGGCGCCCTGTCCGACATCTGGGGCCGCAAGTCTTTCCTCCTGATGACGGTCTTCTTCACGTGCGCGCCCATCCCCTTCATGAGGATCAGCCCCTG GTGGTACTTTGCCCTGATCGCCGTTTCGGGCGTCTTCGCCGTGACCTTCTCGGTGGTCTTCGCTTACGTGGCCGACATCACGGACGAGCATCGCAGGAGCACGGCGTACGGCCTGGTAAGGCGCCGCCTCGCCGCGCTTTGGGCCACCCACGCGCGTCCTCCCTCCGTCTGTCCTCAGGTTTCGGCCACCTTCGCCGCCAGCCTGGTGACGAGCCCCGCCATCGGCGCGTACCTGTCGGCGCGCTACGGCGACAGCCTGGTGGTCCTGCTGGCCACCGTCATCGCGGTGGCCGACATCGCCTTCGTCTTCTTCGCCGTGCCCGAGTCGCTGGCCGACAAGATGCGGCCGAGCACCTGCGGCCCCCCCTTCTCCTGGGAGCAGGCGGACCCCTTTGCC TCGCTGCGCCGCGTGGGCAAAGACTCCACCGTCATGCTCATCTGCGTCACCGTCTTCCTGTCGTACCTGCCGGAGGCGGGACAGTACTCCAGCTTCTTCCTCTACCTCAGACAG ACGCTCCTGCTGAGCGTCCTGATGCGGACGCTGGGCAACAAGAAGACGGTCCTGCTGGGTCTCACCTTCCAGCTCCTGCAGCTGGCCTGGTACGCCTTCGGCTCCGAGCCCTG GATGAtgtgggcggcgggcacggtGGCCGCCATGTCCTCCATCACCTTCCCGGCCGTCTCGGCGTTGGTTTCGCACAGCGCCGCCCCGGATCAGCAAG gcGTGGTCCAAGGCATGATCACGGGCATCCGGGGCCTGTGCAACGGTTTGGGTCCGGCGCTCTTCGGTTTCATCTTCTTTCTCTTCAACGTGGAACTCGACGACGTCCAGACGGCAGAAGGACGCGACACGCAACACATTAAG AAGTGGAGCGTTCCGGGCCCCCCCTTCTTGTTTGGCGCCTGCGCCGTGCTTTTGGCGCTGATGGTGGCCGCCTTCATCACCGAGAAGCcgccgcccgccgccgccgtcacGACGTGCTTGGACAGGAAGTCCGGCGGCGCGGGCGCGGCGCCCGCTCAGGACGACGGGCCCCTGGCCACGCCCACCAGCGACGCCGAGGACATCCAGCCGCTCTTACAGGACAGCAGCTTGTGA
- the LOC144048754 gene encoding hippocampus abundant transcript-like protein 1 isoform X4 — translation MIAGAKAAGDEADDIDIMLVRSSQPRGRARVTHAVVVIFLEFFAWGLLTTPMLTVLHETFPQHTFLMNGLVQGVKGFLSFLSAPVIGALSDIWGRKSFLLMTVFFTCAPIPFMRISPWWYFALIAVSGVFAVTFSVVFAYVADITDEHRRSTAYGLVSATFAASLVTSPAIGAYLSARYGDSLVVLLATVIAVADIAFVFFAVPESLADKMRPSTCGPPFSWEQADPFASLRRVGKDSTVMLICVTVFLSYLPEAGQYSSFFLYLRQVIDFSPATIAAFIAMVGILSIIAQTLLLSVLMRTLGNKKTVLLGLTFQLLQLAWYAFGSEPWMMWAAGTVAAMSSITFPAVSALVSHSAAPDQQGVVQGMITGIRGLCNGLGPALFGFIFFLFNVELDDVQTAEGRDTQHIKKWSVPGPPFLFGACAVLLALMVAAFITEKPPPAAAVTTCLDRKSGGAGAAPAQDDGPLATPTSDAEDIQPLLQDSSL, via the exons ATGATCGCGGGGGCGAAGGCCGCTGGCGACGAGGCCGACGATATCGACATCATGCTGGTCCGGAGCTCG CAGCCGCGAGGCCGAGCCAGGGTGACGCACGCCGTCGTCGTCATCTTCCTGGAATTCTTCGCTTGGGGGCTGCTGACCACGCCCATGCTAACC GTTCTTCACGAAACGTTCCCGCAGCACACGTTCCTCATGAACGGGCTGGTGCAAGGCGTCAAG GGCTTCCTGTCGTTCCTGTCGGCTCCTGTGATCGGCGCCCTGTCCGACATCTGGGGCCGCAAGTCTTTCCTCCTGATGACGGTCTTCTTCACGTGCGCGCCCATCCCCTTCATGAGGATCAGCCCCTG GTGGTACTTTGCCCTGATCGCCGTTTCGGGCGTCTTCGCCGTGACCTTCTCGGTGGTCTTCGCTTACGTGGCCGACATCACGGACGAGCATCGCAGGAGCACGGCGTACGGCCTG GTTTCGGCCACCTTCGCCGCCAGCCTGGTGACGAGCCCCGCCATCGGCGCGTACCTGTCGGCGCGCTACGGCGACAGCCTGGTGGTCCTGCTGGCCACCGTCATCGCGGTGGCCGACATCGCCTTCGTCTTCTTCGCCGTGCCCGAGTCGCTGGCCGACAAGATGCGGCCGAGCACCTGCGGCCCCCCCTTCTCCTGGGAGCAGGCGGACCCCTTTGCC TCGCTGCGCCGCGTGGGCAAAGACTCCACCGTCATGCTCATCTGCGTCACCGTCTTCCTGTCGTACCTGCCGGAGGCGGGACAGTACTCCAGCTTCTTCCTCTACCTCAGACAG GTGATTGACTTTTCTCCCGCCACCATCGCCGCCTTCATCGCCATGGTGGGCATCCTGTCCATCATTGcacag ACGCTCCTGCTGAGCGTCCTGATGCGGACGCTGGGCAACAAGAAGACGGTCCTGCTGGGTCTCACCTTCCAGCTCCTGCAGCTGGCCTGGTACGCCTTCGGCTCCGAGCCCTG GATGAtgtgggcggcgggcacggtGGCCGCCATGTCCTCCATCACCTTCCCGGCCGTCTCGGCGTTGGTTTCGCACAGCGCCGCCCCGGATCAGCAAG gcGTGGTCCAAGGCATGATCACGGGCATCCGGGGCCTGTGCAACGGTTTGGGTCCGGCGCTCTTCGGTTTCATCTTCTTTCTCTTCAACGTGGAACTCGACGACGTCCAGACGGCAGAAGGACGCGACACGCAACACATTAAG AAGTGGAGCGTTCCGGGCCCCCCCTTCTTGTTTGGCGCCTGCGCCGTGCTTTTGGCGCTGATGGTGGCCGCCTTCATCACCGAGAAGCcgccgcccgccgccgccgtcacGACGTGCTTGGACAGGAAGTCCGGCGGCGCGGGCGCGGCGCCCGCTCAGGACGACGGGCCCCTGGCCACGCCCACCAGCGACGCCGAGGACATCCAGCCGCTCTTACAGGACAGCAGCTTGTGA
- the LOC144048754 gene encoding hippocampus abundant transcript-like protein 1 isoform X6 — protein MIAGAKAAGDEADDIDIMLVRSSVLHETFPQHTFLMNGLVQGVKGFLSFLSAPVIGALSDIWGRKSFLLMTVFFTCAPIPFMRISPWWYFALIAVSGVFAVTFSVVFAYVADITDEHRRSTAYGLVRRRLAALWATHARPPSVCPQVSATFAASLVTSPAIGAYLSARYGDSLVVLLATVIAVADIAFVFFAVPESLADKMRPSTCGPPFSWEQADPFASLRRVGKDSTVMLICVTVFLSYLPEAGQYSSFFLYLRQVIDFSPATIAAFIAMVGILSIIAQTLLLSVLMRTLGNKKTVLLGLTFQLLQLAWYAFGSEPWMMWAAGTVAAMSSITFPAVSALVSHSAAPDQQGVVQGMITGIRGLCNGLGPALFGFIFFLFNVELDDVQTAEGRDTQHIKKWSVPGPPFLFGACAVLLALMVAAFITEKPPPAAAVTTCLDRKSGGAGAAPAQDDGPLATPTSDAEDIQPLLQDSSL, from the exons ATGATCGCGGGGGCGAAGGCCGCTGGCGACGAGGCCGACGATATCGACATCATGCTGGTCCGGAGCTCG GTTCTTCACGAAACGTTCCCGCAGCACACGTTCCTCATGAACGGGCTGGTGCAAGGCGTCAAG GGCTTCCTGTCGTTCCTGTCGGCTCCTGTGATCGGCGCCCTGTCCGACATCTGGGGCCGCAAGTCTTTCCTCCTGATGACGGTCTTCTTCACGTGCGCGCCCATCCCCTTCATGAGGATCAGCCCCTG GTGGTACTTTGCCCTGATCGCCGTTTCGGGCGTCTTCGCCGTGACCTTCTCGGTGGTCTTCGCTTACGTGGCCGACATCACGGACGAGCATCGCAGGAGCACGGCGTACGGCCTGGTAAGGCGCCGCCTCGCCGCGCTTTGGGCCACCCACGCGCGTCCTCCCTCCGTCTGTCCTCAGGTTTCGGCCACCTTCGCCGCCAGCCTGGTGACGAGCCCCGCCATCGGCGCGTACCTGTCGGCGCGCTACGGCGACAGCCTGGTGGTCCTGCTGGCCACCGTCATCGCGGTGGCCGACATCGCCTTCGTCTTCTTCGCCGTGCCCGAGTCGCTGGCCGACAAGATGCGGCCGAGCACCTGCGGCCCCCCCTTCTCCTGGGAGCAGGCGGACCCCTTTGCC TCGCTGCGCCGCGTGGGCAAAGACTCCACCGTCATGCTCATCTGCGTCACCGTCTTCCTGTCGTACCTGCCGGAGGCGGGACAGTACTCCAGCTTCTTCCTCTACCTCAGACAG GTGATTGACTTTTCTCCCGCCACCATCGCCGCCTTCATCGCCATGGTGGGCATCCTGTCCATCATTGcacag ACGCTCCTGCTGAGCGTCCTGATGCGGACGCTGGGCAACAAGAAGACGGTCCTGCTGGGTCTCACCTTCCAGCTCCTGCAGCTGGCCTGGTACGCCTTCGGCTCCGAGCCCTG GATGAtgtgggcggcgggcacggtGGCCGCCATGTCCTCCATCACCTTCCCGGCCGTCTCGGCGTTGGTTTCGCACAGCGCCGCCCCGGATCAGCAAG gcGTGGTCCAAGGCATGATCACGGGCATCCGGGGCCTGTGCAACGGTTTGGGTCCGGCGCTCTTCGGTTTCATCTTCTTTCTCTTCAACGTGGAACTCGACGACGTCCAGACGGCAGAAGGACGCGACACGCAACACATTAAG AAGTGGAGCGTTCCGGGCCCCCCCTTCTTGTTTGGCGCCTGCGCCGTGCTTTTGGCGCTGATGGTGGCCGCCTTCATCACCGAGAAGCcgccgcccgccgccgccgtcacGACGTGCTTGGACAGGAAGTCCGGCGGCGCGGGCGCGGCGCCCGCTCAGGACGACGGGCCCCTGGCCACGCCCACCAGCGACGCCGAGGACATCCAGCCGCTCTTACAGGACAGCAGCTTGTGA
- the LOC144048754 gene encoding hippocampus abundant transcript 1 protein-like isoform X1: MIAGAKAAGDEADDIDIMLVRSSQQPRGRARVTHAVVVIFLEFFAWGLLTTPMLTVLHETFPQHTFLMNGLVQGVKGFLSFLSAPVIGALSDIWGRKSFLLMTVFFTCAPIPFMRISPWWYFALIAVSGVFAVTFSVVFAYVADITDEHRRSTAYGLVRRRLAALWATHARPPSVCPQVSATFAASLVTSPAIGAYLSARYGDSLVVLLATVIAVADIAFVFFAVPESLADKMRPSTCGPPFSWEQADPFASLRRVGKDSTVMLICVTVFLSYLPEAGQYSSFFLYLRQVIDFSPATIAAFIAMVGILSIIAQTLLLSVLMRTLGNKKTVLLGLTFQLLQLAWYAFGSEPWMMWAAGTVAAMSSITFPAVSALVSHSAAPDQQGVVQGMITGIRGLCNGLGPALFGFIFFLFNVELDDVQTAEGRDTQHIKKWSVPGPPFLFGACAVLLALMVAAFITEKPPPAAAVTTCLDRKSGGAGAAPAQDDGPLATPTSDAEDIQPLLQDSSL; this comes from the exons ATGATCGCGGGGGCGAAGGCCGCTGGCGACGAGGCCGACGATATCGACATCATGCTGGTCCGGAGCTCG CAGCAGCCGCGAGGCCGAGCCAGGGTGACGCACGCCGTCGTCGTCATCTTCCTGGAATTCTTCGCTTGGGGGCTGCTGACCACGCCCATGCTAACC GTTCTTCACGAAACGTTCCCGCAGCACACGTTCCTCATGAACGGGCTGGTGCAAGGCGTCAAG GGCTTCCTGTCGTTCCTGTCGGCTCCTGTGATCGGCGCCCTGTCCGACATCTGGGGCCGCAAGTCTTTCCTCCTGATGACGGTCTTCTTCACGTGCGCGCCCATCCCCTTCATGAGGATCAGCCCCTG GTGGTACTTTGCCCTGATCGCCGTTTCGGGCGTCTTCGCCGTGACCTTCTCGGTGGTCTTCGCTTACGTGGCCGACATCACGGACGAGCATCGCAGGAGCACGGCGTACGGCCTGGTAAGGCGCCGCCTCGCCGCGCTTTGGGCCACCCACGCGCGTCCTCCCTCCGTCTGTCCTCAGGTTTCGGCCACCTTCGCCGCCAGCCTGGTGACGAGCCCCGCCATCGGCGCGTACCTGTCGGCGCGCTACGGCGACAGCCTGGTGGTCCTGCTGGCCACCGTCATCGCGGTGGCCGACATCGCCTTCGTCTTCTTCGCCGTGCCCGAGTCGCTGGCCGACAAGATGCGGCCGAGCACCTGCGGCCCCCCCTTCTCCTGGGAGCAGGCGGACCCCTTTGCC TCGCTGCGCCGCGTGGGCAAAGACTCCACCGTCATGCTCATCTGCGTCACCGTCTTCCTGTCGTACCTGCCGGAGGCGGGACAGTACTCCAGCTTCTTCCTCTACCTCAGACAG GTGATTGACTTTTCTCCCGCCACCATCGCCGCCTTCATCGCCATGGTGGGCATCCTGTCCATCATTGcacag ACGCTCCTGCTGAGCGTCCTGATGCGGACGCTGGGCAACAAGAAGACGGTCCTGCTGGGTCTCACCTTCCAGCTCCTGCAGCTGGCCTGGTACGCCTTCGGCTCCGAGCCCTG GATGAtgtgggcggcgggcacggtGGCCGCCATGTCCTCCATCACCTTCCCGGCCGTCTCGGCGTTGGTTTCGCACAGCGCCGCCCCGGATCAGCAAG gcGTGGTCCAAGGCATGATCACGGGCATCCGGGGCCTGTGCAACGGTTTGGGTCCGGCGCTCTTCGGTTTCATCTTCTTTCTCTTCAACGTGGAACTCGACGACGTCCAGACGGCAGAAGGACGCGACACGCAACACATTAAG AAGTGGAGCGTTCCGGGCCCCCCCTTCTTGTTTGGCGCCTGCGCCGTGCTTTTGGCGCTGATGGTGGCCGCCTTCATCACCGAGAAGCcgccgcccgccgccgccgtcacGACGTGCTTGGACAGGAAGTCCGGCGGCGCGGGCGCGGCGCCCGCTCAGGACGACGGGCCCCTGGCCACGCCCACCAGCGACGCCGAGGACATCCAGCCGCTCTTACAGGACAGCAGCTTGTGA
- the LOC144048754 gene encoding hippocampus abundant transcript 1 protein-like isoform X2 — protein MIAGAKAAGDEADDIDIMLVRSSQPRGRARVTHAVVVIFLEFFAWGLLTTPMLTVLHETFPQHTFLMNGLVQGVKGFLSFLSAPVIGALSDIWGRKSFLLMTVFFTCAPIPFMRISPWWYFALIAVSGVFAVTFSVVFAYVADITDEHRRSTAYGLVRRRLAALWATHARPPSVCPQVSATFAASLVTSPAIGAYLSARYGDSLVVLLATVIAVADIAFVFFAVPESLADKMRPSTCGPPFSWEQADPFASLRRVGKDSTVMLICVTVFLSYLPEAGQYSSFFLYLRQVIDFSPATIAAFIAMVGILSIIAQTLLLSVLMRTLGNKKTVLLGLTFQLLQLAWYAFGSEPWMMWAAGTVAAMSSITFPAVSALVSHSAAPDQQGVVQGMITGIRGLCNGLGPALFGFIFFLFNVELDDVQTAEGRDTQHIKKWSVPGPPFLFGACAVLLALMVAAFITEKPPPAAAVTTCLDRKSGGAGAAPAQDDGPLATPTSDAEDIQPLLQDSSL, from the exons ATGATCGCGGGGGCGAAGGCCGCTGGCGACGAGGCCGACGATATCGACATCATGCTGGTCCGGAGCTCG CAGCCGCGAGGCCGAGCCAGGGTGACGCACGCCGTCGTCGTCATCTTCCTGGAATTCTTCGCTTGGGGGCTGCTGACCACGCCCATGCTAACC GTTCTTCACGAAACGTTCCCGCAGCACACGTTCCTCATGAACGGGCTGGTGCAAGGCGTCAAG GGCTTCCTGTCGTTCCTGTCGGCTCCTGTGATCGGCGCCCTGTCCGACATCTGGGGCCGCAAGTCTTTCCTCCTGATGACGGTCTTCTTCACGTGCGCGCCCATCCCCTTCATGAGGATCAGCCCCTG GTGGTACTTTGCCCTGATCGCCGTTTCGGGCGTCTTCGCCGTGACCTTCTCGGTGGTCTTCGCTTACGTGGCCGACATCACGGACGAGCATCGCAGGAGCACGGCGTACGGCCTGGTAAGGCGCCGCCTCGCCGCGCTTTGGGCCACCCACGCGCGTCCTCCCTCCGTCTGTCCTCAGGTTTCGGCCACCTTCGCCGCCAGCCTGGTGACGAGCCCCGCCATCGGCGCGTACCTGTCGGCGCGCTACGGCGACAGCCTGGTGGTCCTGCTGGCCACCGTCATCGCGGTGGCCGACATCGCCTTCGTCTTCTTCGCCGTGCCCGAGTCGCTGGCCGACAAGATGCGGCCGAGCACCTGCGGCCCCCCCTTCTCCTGGGAGCAGGCGGACCCCTTTGCC TCGCTGCGCCGCGTGGGCAAAGACTCCACCGTCATGCTCATCTGCGTCACCGTCTTCCTGTCGTACCTGCCGGAGGCGGGACAGTACTCCAGCTTCTTCCTCTACCTCAGACAG GTGATTGACTTTTCTCCCGCCACCATCGCCGCCTTCATCGCCATGGTGGGCATCCTGTCCATCATTGcacag ACGCTCCTGCTGAGCGTCCTGATGCGGACGCTGGGCAACAAGAAGACGGTCCTGCTGGGTCTCACCTTCCAGCTCCTGCAGCTGGCCTGGTACGCCTTCGGCTCCGAGCCCTG GATGAtgtgggcggcgggcacggtGGCCGCCATGTCCTCCATCACCTTCCCGGCCGTCTCGGCGTTGGTTTCGCACAGCGCCGCCCCGGATCAGCAAG gcGTGGTCCAAGGCATGATCACGGGCATCCGGGGCCTGTGCAACGGTTTGGGTCCGGCGCTCTTCGGTTTCATCTTCTTTCTCTTCAACGTGGAACTCGACGACGTCCAGACGGCAGAAGGACGCGACACGCAACACATTAAG AAGTGGAGCGTTCCGGGCCCCCCCTTCTTGTTTGGCGCCTGCGCCGTGCTTTTGGCGCTGATGGTGGCCGCCTTCATCACCGAGAAGCcgccgcccgccgccgccgtcacGACGTGCTTGGACAGGAAGTCCGGCGGCGCGGGCGCGGCGCCCGCTCAGGACGACGGGCCCCTGGCCACGCCCACCAGCGACGCCGAGGACATCCAGCCGCTCTTACAGGACAGCAGCTTGTGA
- the LOC144048754 gene encoding hippocampus abundant transcript-like protein 1 isoform X3 gives MIAGAKAAGDEADDIDIMLVRSSQQPRGRARVTHAVVVIFLEFFAWGLLTTPMLTVLHETFPQHTFLMNGLVQGVKGFLSFLSAPVIGALSDIWGRKSFLLMTVFFTCAPIPFMRISPWWYFALIAVSGVFAVTFSVVFAYVADITDEHRRSTAYGLVSATFAASLVTSPAIGAYLSARYGDSLVVLLATVIAVADIAFVFFAVPESLADKMRPSTCGPPFSWEQADPFASLRRVGKDSTVMLICVTVFLSYLPEAGQYSSFFLYLRQVIDFSPATIAAFIAMVGILSIIAQTLLLSVLMRTLGNKKTVLLGLTFQLLQLAWYAFGSEPWMMWAAGTVAAMSSITFPAVSALVSHSAAPDQQGVVQGMITGIRGLCNGLGPALFGFIFFLFNVELDDVQTAEGRDTQHIKKWSVPGPPFLFGACAVLLALMVAAFITEKPPPAAAVTTCLDRKSGGAGAAPAQDDGPLATPTSDAEDIQPLLQDSSL, from the exons ATGATCGCGGGGGCGAAGGCCGCTGGCGACGAGGCCGACGATATCGACATCATGCTGGTCCGGAGCTCG CAGCAGCCGCGAGGCCGAGCCAGGGTGACGCACGCCGTCGTCGTCATCTTCCTGGAATTCTTCGCTTGGGGGCTGCTGACCACGCCCATGCTAACC GTTCTTCACGAAACGTTCCCGCAGCACACGTTCCTCATGAACGGGCTGGTGCAAGGCGTCAAG GGCTTCCTGTCGTTCCTGTCGGCTCCTGTGATCGGCGCCCTGTCCGACATCTGGGGCCGCAAGTCTTTCCTCCTGATGACGGTCTTCTTCACGTGCGCGCCCATCCCCTTCATGAGGATCAGCCCCTG GTGGTACTTTGCCCTGATCGCCGTTTCGGGCGTCTTCGCCGTGACCTTCTCGGTGGTCTTCGCTTACGTGGCCGACATCACGGACGAGCATCGCAGGAGCACGGCGTACGGCCTG GTTTCGGCCACCTTCGCCGCCAGCCTGGTGACGAGCCCCGCCATCGGCGCGTACCTGTCGGCGCGCTACGGCGACAGCCTGGTGGTCCTGCTGGCCACCGTCATCGCGGTGGCCGACATCGCCTTCGTCTTCTTCGCCGTGCCCGAGTCGCTGGCCGACAAGATGCGGCCGAGCACCTGCGGCCCCCCCTTCTCCTGGGAGCAGGCGGACCCCTTTGCC TCGCTGCGCCGCGTGGGCAAAGACTCCACCGTCATGCTCATCTGCGTCACCGTCTTCCTGTCGTACCTGCCGGAGGCGGGACAGTACTCCAGCTTCTTCCTCTACCTCAGACAG GTGATTGACTTTTCTCCCGCCACCATCGCCGCCTTCATCGCCATGGTGGGCATCCTGTCCATCATTGcacag ACGCTCCTGCTGAGCGTCCTGATGCGGACGCTGGGCAACAAGAAGACGGTCCTGCTGGGTCTCACCTTCCAGCTCCTGCAGCTGGCCTGGTACGCCTTCGGCTCCGAGCCCTG GATGAtgtgggcggcgggcacggtGGCCGCCATGTCCTCCATCACCTTCCCGGCCGTCTCGGCGTTGGTTTCGCACAGCGCCGCCCCGGATCAGCAAG gcGTGGTCCAAGGCATGATCACGGGCATCCGGGGCCTGTGCAACGGTTTGGGTCCGGCGCTCTTCGGTTTCATCTTCTTTCTCTTCAACGTGGAACTCGACGACGTCCAGACGGCAGAAGGACGCGACACGCAACACATTAAG AAGTGGAGCGTTCCGGGCCCCCCCTTCTTGTTTGGCGCCTGCGCCGTGCTTTTGGCGCTGATGGTGGCCGCCTTCATCACCGAGAAGCcgccgcccgccgccgccgtcacGACGTGCTTGGACAGGAAGTCCGGCGGCGCGGGCGCGGCGCCCGCTCAGGACGACGGGCCCCTGGCCACGCCCACCAGCGACGCCGAGGACATCCAGCCGCTCTTACAGGACAGCAGCTTGTGA
- the LOC144048754 gene encoding hippocampus abundant transcript-like protein 1 isoform X7, which yields MIAGAKAAGDEADDIDIMLVRSSQQPRGRARVTHAVVVIFLEFFAWGLLTTPMLTVLHETFPQHTFLMNGLVQGVKGFLSFLSAPVIGALSDIWGRKSFLLMTVFFTCAPIPFMRISPWWYFALIAVSGVFAVTFSVVFAYVADITDEHRRSTAYGLVRRRLAALWATHARPPSVCPQVSATFAASLVTSPAIGAYLSARYGDSLVVLLATVIAVADIAFVFFAVPESLADKMRPSTCGPPFSWEQADPFASLRRVGKDSTVMLICVTVFLSYLPEAGQYSSFFLYLRQVIDFSPATIAAFIAMVGILSIIAQDDVGGGHGGRHVLHHLPGRLGVGFAQRRPGSARRGPRHDHGHPGPVQRFGSGALRFHLLSLQRGTRRRPDGRRTRHATH from the exons ATGATCGCGGGGGCGAAGGCCGCTGGCGACGAGGCCGACGATATCGACATCATGCTGGTCCGGAGCTCG CAGCAGCCGCGAGGCCGAGCCAGGGTGACGCACGCCGTCGTCGTCATCTTCCTGGAATTCTTCGCTTGGGGGCTGCTGACCACGCCCATGCTAACC GTTCTTCACGAAACGTTCCCGCAGCACACGTTCCTCATGAACGGGCTGGTGCAAGGCGTCAAG GGCTTCCTGTCGTTCCTGTCGGCTCCTGTGATCGGCGCCCTGTCCGACATCTGGGGCCGCAAGTCTTTCCTCCTGATGACGGTCTTCTTCACGTGCGCGCCCATCCCCTTCATGAGGATCAGCCCCTG GTGGTACTTTGCCCTGATCGCCGTTTCGGGCGTCTTCGCCGTGACCTTCTCGGTGGTCTTCGCTTACGTGGCCGACATCACGGACGAGCATCGCAGGAGCACGGCGTACGGCCTGGTAAGGCGCCGCCTCGCCGCGCTTTGGGCCACCCACGCGCGTCCTCCCTCCGTCTGTCCTCAGGTTTCGGCCACCTTCGCCGCCAGCCTGGTGACGAGCCCCGCCATCGGCGCGTACCTGTCGGCGCGCTACGGCGACAGCCTGGTGGTCCTGCTGGCCACCGTCATCGCGGTGGCCGACATCGCCTTCGTCTTCTTCGCCGTGCCCGAGTCGCTGGCCGACAAGATGCGGCCGAGCACCTGCGGCCCCCCCTTCTCCTGGGAGCAGGCGGACCCCTTTGCC TCGCTGCGCCGCGTGGGCAAAGACTCCACCGTCATGCTCATCTGCGTCACCGTCTTCCTGTCGTACCTGCCGGAGGCGGGACAGTACTCCAGCTTCTTCCTCTACCTCAGACAG GTGATTGACTTTTCTCCCGCCACCATCGCCGCCTTCATCGCCATGGTGGGCATCCTGTCCATCATTGcacag GATGAtgtgggcggcgggcacggtGGCCGCCATGTCCTCCATCACCTTCCCGGCCGTCTCGGCGTTGGTTTCGCACAGCGCCGCCCCGGATCAGCAAG gcGTGGTCCAAGGCATGATCACGGGCATCCGGGGCCTGTGCAACGGTTTGGGTCCGGCGCTCTTCGGTTTCATCTTCTTTCTCTTCAACGTGGAACTCGACGACGTCCAGACGGCAGAAGGACGCGACACGCAACACATTAA